The sequence below is a genomic window from Cobetia sp. cqz5-12.
CGGGAAAACGAAGTGCAGATTGCCCTCCAGCGCGTGGCCAAACAAAATCGCCTGGGAGTAACCATGCCTCCGGAAGACCTCCGTCAGGGCGCCGACGCCTTCCGCCAGCCGCTCGATGGGGAAGGCGACATCCTCGATGATCACGGTGGTCCCCAGGTCACGCACCGCGCCGACCGCCGGAAACAATCCCTTGCGGATCTTCCAGTACAGCGCATAACGCTGCGCATCCTGGGTGAAGGACCACGCCTCACAGGTCTCGATGCCTTCCAGCACGCGAGCGACATCGGCCATGCGCGCCTCCAACTCCTGCTGATGCGCGCCACGCACATCCACCAGCAGTGCGACCGCCGCTTCTGGCAGAGTGCGCAACACGTCCGGCATGCCCGGTGCGTCCTCGACGGAGCGCAGCGCCGCGCGGTCCATCAGCTCCACCGCCGCGACCGGCGCCGTCTTCAGCAGCATGGTGGCACGACAGGCTGCATCGATGTTCGGGTAGTACACCAGCGCCGCCGCCTTGTGTGGCTCCTCGATCACGGTGCGATAGGTGATGGAGGCAATGAAGCCCAGCGTGCCTTCCGAACCGATCATCAGATGCTTGAGGATCTCGAGACCATCGGCATAGTCGACCAGTGCATTGAGGCTGTAGCCGGTGGTGTTCTTGAGCCGATACTTGTGACGGATGCGCTCGGCCAGCGCCTGATCGTCGCGCGCACGGGCCGCCATACGCTCCAGCTCCGCCAGCAGAGCGGCATGACTGGTACGAAAGGCCTGCACGCTTTCCGGCGAGGCCGTATCCAGGCAGGTGCCATCGGCGAGAATGACGCGAAGGTCCTCCACGGTGCGATAACTGTTGTGTGCGGTACCACAGCACATGCCGGAGGCATTGTTGGCCGCGATGCCGCCGATCATGCAGCTGTTGATGGAGGCCGGGTCCGGACCGATCTTGCGCCCGAAGGGGGCAAGCAACTGATTGGCACGCGCCCCGATCACCCCCGGTTGCAGGCGGATGCGACTGCCCTGCTCCAGCACCTGTGCCCCACGCCACTCACCGCCCAGCTGGATGAGCACCGAATCCGTCAGCGCCTGACCGGACAATGACGTCCCTGCCGCGCGGAAGGTCACCGGCAACTTGCGCACCCGGCACTCGCGCAACACATGCCCCAGCTCCTGCTCGTCATGCACCCGCACCACCAGCTGCGGCACCAGCCGATAGAAGCTGGCATCCGTGCCGTAGGCCAGGGTGCGCAGCGGATCATGGATCAGACGCTCACCGGGAATGTGCTGCTCCAGCGCCGCGCGCAGGGCGTCATAGGCAGCAGCATGCGCCCGAGGCGAGGCGCCCCCATCCCTCGCAGGATGAGTCGTGGTGTCAGGAGCAGTATCAGCGGCGGCAGTCATGGCCAGTCTCGTCTTTTATCAGTCAGGATGTCTTTCAGGCTATCAGGCAACGGCCAGCCTGCTCAGTGCAGAAGCGGATCACTCATGCCCAGCAAGTGGAACGCCAGCAACCCCAGCATGCCGGAGGCCAATAGATAGTAGGCGGTCGGAATCGCCGTCATGCGAAGGGTACGGCCCTCACGCCCCAGCAAACCGACGGTCGCCGAGGCCGCCACGACGTTATGGATGGCGATCATGTTGCCGGCCGCAGCCCCGACCGCCTGCAGCGCCACCATCAGCGCACCGGACAGCCCGAGCTGGGCGGCGACATTGAACTGGAACTGGGACAGCATCATGTTGGAGACCGTATTGGAGCCGGCGATGAAAGCGCCGAGCGCGCCGATGCCCGAGGCGAACAACGGATATGCCTGGCCGAGGCTGTCGGCCACCACATCCGCCATCACCACCGGCATGGACGCCAGATCATTCAGGTTGACGCCGGAGTTGATCAGGATGCGCACCATCGGAATGGTGAACACCAGCACGAAGCCGGCGCCGATCAGCGTGCGCCAGGATTCGCTGGCCGCCGCCACCAGCTGGCGTGTCTGCATGCGATGCAGCACCAAGGTGACCAGCGCCACGAAGACCATGATGCCGCCCGGCAGATAGAGCGGCTGAATCGCGCCGGAGATACCGCTGGCCCCCAGCAGGTCAGTGGCACTGAATTGCACGCTGACCAGCCAGCCCTTGAAGTCACTCGATACGCGTGAGGCGACCAGCAGCAGCGCGATCAGCCCATAGGGCAACCACGCCAGCCATAGAGGCAGCGGCTTGCTGCCTGCCGCGGCGGCCTCGACGTCATCACGCTCCAGCGTCAGGTCGCCCAGCCAATGCTTGGGCCACTCGGCCTCGGGCGGAAAGTCCCAGCTGTCCTTCGGCAGCAGGAAGCCGGCACGCGCCGCCGGTACCACGAGAATCAACCCGACCAGAGCCCCGATCAGTGACGGGAATTCCGGGCCGAGGAAGATGCCCGCCGCCACATAGGGCAGCGTGAAGCACAGGCCGGCGAACAGCGCGAACGGGGTGATCGACAGCCCCTCGCTCCAGCTTTTCTTCGCGCCGAAGAAGCGCGTCATCATCACGGTCATGAACAGCGGCATCATCAGGCCGACGATGCCATGCACGATGGCGACCTCCGAGGTGATCAACTGCATGAAGGCCTCCCAGCTGGAATGGTTCGCCAGCAGCTGCTCACCGAGATTGGCCTTGTCGAGGCCCGCATTCACGCCGATCACGATCGGCGTGCCCACCGCCCCGAATGATACCGGCGTCGACTGGATCATCATGCCCACCATCACCGCCCCCAACGCCGGGAAGCCGATGGCGACCAGCAACGGCGCCGCGATGGCCGCAGGCGTCCCGAAGCCGGAAGCGCCCTCGATGAAGCTGCCGAACAGCCAGGCGATGATGATGGCCTGTACGCGACGGTCGGGACTGACGGTGGTGAAGGCGCCGCGGATCACCGCAATCGCCCCGGAATGCTTGAGTGTATTGAGCAGGAAGATGGCGCCGAAGATGATCCACAGCACCGAGACGGTCACCATCAGCCCCTGCAGCGTGGAGGCCAGAATGCGCGTCAGCGACATCTGCCACACGAAATAGCCGATGGCAGCGGTGACGAGAAAGACCAATGGCATGGCGCGACGCGCGGGCCATTGCAGACCGACGAGCAGGATGCCCGCCAGCAGGATAGGGGTGAAGGCCAGCAAGGCCAGCAGTGGCTCGGACATGACGGAAACTCCGCAGGCGAATTGTTGTGATTGTTGTCTGGCACGGCAGTGAAGGACTCGGGGGTTGGCGCACCCTTTAGGTCAGGCCTTCCGATAAATTGGTCATACCAATTTACCTTGCTGTGCTTCGGCATAATCTAGGCGTCGCCTTGAAAGGGGTCAAACATCATGTAGTGCAAGGTATCTAGACATTGGTCAAAGCAGCTTCATTGCGTAAAATTGGTCTTACCAATTGCTGAGAACACCAATCTCCCACGCAAGGCGTGGTTATCACACATATTGGTAAGACCAATGTCGGCTGTGGTGTGGAATGCCCACGGGCCACACTGATCATCGGCAGCGCCGCAAGCGCCCCTCTCTTGCATGCCGCACACCGGCATTCCAGCGTTCGGCGCCGCCTTTCACCTTTGCCGCAAGGACACTTCCATGCGTTACGCCCCCGTCCGCCAGCCTCGCATCGCCGATGTACTCACCGAGCGCCTCGAAAGCATGATCATCGAAGGCAGCCTGAAACCCGGCGAGCGCCTGCCACCGGAGCGCACCCTGGCCGAGCAGTTCGAGGTCTCGCGCCCCTCCGTGCGGGAGGCCATCCAGAAGCTGGCCGCGCGCGGACTGCTGACCTCACGCCAGGGCGGCGGCACCTATGTCTCTGAAGAGCTGGCGCGCGCCTGGTCGGATCCGCTCAGCGCGCTGCTGGGTCGCCACGGCGAGTTCAACCTCGATCTGCTGGAGTTTCGTGATGCGCTGGAAGGCATCAGCGCCTACTACGCCGCCATGCGCTCCACACCTGCCGACAAGGCAATGCTGCGCCAGCGCTTCGAGGAGCTGGAGAAGAGCTTCGAGGGACGTGACCCGGAGCGCGAGGCCGGTGCCGATGCCGCCTTCCACCTCGCCATCGCCGAGGCCGCGCACAATGTGGTGCTGCTGCACTCGATGCGCAGCCTGTTCCAGTTGCTGGAGAAGAGCATCGTGGCCAATCTGCGCCACCTGTTCGAGAAGCCGGAATCACGCCCGCGCCTGATTCAGCAGCACCGCAGCCTGTTCGAGGCGATCATGGAAGGCCGCGCCGAAGATGCACGCAACGCCGCCCATGAGCATCTGGTATTCGTCGAGGATTCGCTGCTGGAACTGGAACGCGCCGAGACTCGTGCCCAGCGCGCCTTGCGCCGTGCCCAGGCGGCGCCGGATGGCTCATGACGCTCAGTCATGACGCTCTGGCTGAATATGAAGCTCCGGATATGCAGTGCTTGAGATGAGGGCCTGAACATGAAGGCTTGCCGATGAAGGACACGCGCCTGCCCCAGCTGTGGCGCCTCGTACTGGCGGTCGTGCTACCGCTGGGATTGATGCTGTGCGTGTGGCAGGCGGTCTCGATGGCGCGCAGCCAGGGTCTGGAACGCCTGGGGCATGAGGCAGACAACGAACTGCGCCTGACCGCCGCCAGTCTGCGTGGCCAGCTGAATCGCCACGCCTATCTGCCCAGGCTGGTGGCAGAAAATGATCAGCTGCGCGACTTTCTCGATCACCCAGAAGACCCCAGCGCGGAAGTGGCGCTCAATCAGCGCCTGGACCGCATGCGTGAGCTGGCCGGTATCTCGGACCTCTATCTGGTCGATGACACCGGCACCACCATCGCCGCCAGCAACTGGCGATCCGCCAACACCTTCATCGGTCAGAACTACCGCTTCCGCCCCTACTGGCAAGACGCCATCAATGGCGGCGAGGGGCGCTTCTATGGCTTGGGCACCAGCTCCGGTGAGCGCGGTTATTTCTTCAGCGCTGCCGTCACCAGCCCCCAGGGACGACGTGGCGTGGCCGTGGTCAAGGTGCAGATAGAGGCGCTGGAGGCGGCGTGGCTCGACCAGAATGCCGACATCATGGTCACTGATCCGCATGGCGTGATCTTCATCGCCAGTCAGGCGCAGCGGGTACTGCGCACGCTGGAGCCACTCAGCGAGGAGACACGCAACCGGCTGCTCGACACCCAGCGCTATGCCAATCAGCGCCTGCGCCCGCTGCGCCTGCATCATCGCGAGGCGCTGCCGGAGCTGCTGGACTCGCCCCTTGAGTCGCGCCGCGACACGACCTCCATCGAACTGTTGCAGCTGACACCGGGGGATCTCTGGCAGCACGCCTGGTTGAGCCTGTCCCGGCCACTGCCGGATATCGGCTGGCGCCTGCATGTGCTCAAGCCACTGGCACCGCTGCGCAGCGGTATCTGGCAAGCGGCCGGGCTCGCGGCCGGTGGCTATGCCTTGCTGTGTCTGCTGGCAGGGCTGGGCTGGCAGCGACTGCGTATCCTGCGTGAGCGTCGCCTGTTCGCCGAACGCGAGCGCCACAATCTCGCCGCAGGCCAGAAGCGGGTGCGCGGCATCATCGATCGCACTCAGGCTGGCCTGTGCATCCTCGATGAGCAGGCCCGGCTGGTGTATCTCAATCCGACGGCCATCGCGCTGTTCGGCTCGCCCTTGAGTGCCGATGCCTCACCGGACGACACGCGCCAGCCCAGCGCCCGCGAAGGGCGTGATCTGCGCGAACTCTTCCTGCCGGCCGAGCGCCACCTGCTGGACCACCTGACCCAGGCCCGCTCCGTCGGACCGCTGGAAGTGCACGGCCTGCGCGAGGGTGTCGCGGTGCCACTGGAGCTTTCCTGCTCACC
It includes:
- a CDS encoding FCD domain-containing protein, translated to MRYAPVRQPRIADVLTERLESMIIEGSLKPGERLPPERTLAEQFEVSRPSVREAIQKLAARGLLTSRQGGGTYVSEELARAWSDPLSALLGRHGEFNLDLLEFRDALEGISAYYAAMRSTPADKAMLRQRFEELEKSFEGRDPEREAGADAAFHLAIAEAAHNVVLLHSMRSLFQLLEKSIVANLRHLFEKPESRPRLIQQHRSLFEAIMEGRAEDARNAAHEHLVFVEDSLLELERAETRAQRALRRAQAAPDGS
- a CDS encoding L-lactate permease codes for the protein MSEPLLALLAFTPILLAGILLVGLQWPARRAMPLVFLVTAAIGYFVWQMSLTRILASTLQGLMVTVSVLWIIFGAIFLLNTLKHSGAIAVIRGAFTTVSPDRRVQAIIIAWLFGSFIEGASGFGTPAAIAAPLLVAIGFPALGAVMVGMMIQSTPVSFGAVGTPIVIGVNAGLDKANLGEQLLANHSSWEAFMQLITSEVAIVHGIVGLMMPLFMTVMMTRFFGAKKSWSEGLSITPFALFAGLCFTLPYVAAGIFLGPEFPSLIGALVGLILVVPAARAGFLLPKDSWDFPPEAEWPKHWLGDLTLERDDVEAAAAGSKPLPLWLAWLPYGLIALLLVASRVSSDFKGWLVSVQFSATDLLGASGISGAIQPLYLPGGIMVFVALVTLVLHRMQTRQLVAAASESWRTLIGAGFVLVFTIPMVRILINSGVNLNDLASMPVVMADVVADSLGQAYPLFASGIGALGAFIAGSNTVSNMMLSQFQFNVAAQLGLSGALMVALQAVGAAAGNMIAIHNVVAASATVGLLGREGRTLRMTAIPTAYYLLASGMLGLLAFHLLGMSDPLLH
- a CDS encoding ATP-binding protein yields the protein MKDTRLPQLWRLVLAVVLPLGLMLCVWQAVSMARSQGLERLGHEADNELRLTAASLRGQLNRHAYLPRLVAENDQLRDFLDHPEDPSAEVALNQRLDRMRELAGISDLYLVDDTGTTIAASNWRSANTFIGQNYRFRPYWQDAINGGEGRFYGLGTSSGERGYFFSAAVTSPQGRRGVAVVKVQIEALEAAWLDQNADIMVTDPHGVIFIASQAQRVLRTLEPLSEETRNRLLDTQRYANQRLRPLRLHHREALPELLDSPLESRRDTTSIELLQLTPGDLWQHAWLSLSRPLPDIGWRLHVLKPLAPLRSGIWQAAGLAAGGYALLCLLAGLGWQRLRILRERRLFAERERHNLAAGQKRVRGIIDRTQAGLCILDEQARLVYLNPTAIALFGSPLSADASPDDTRQPSAREGRDLRELFLPAERHLLDHLTQARSVGPLEVHGLREGVAVPLELSCSPLPSPNGPRWLVTVFDVSERRAQAEQLAQARDAFEQRVVERTRDLAASNTRLSAEVEERTRAERELRETRDELIQTAKLAVLGELAAGINHELNQPLAAIRAYAENASAFLARAQTTQVESNLRQITELTQRMGEISAQLRQFSRKSGDRLEAIDLTTSLDYALRLLHARCEAFGVTITRTTSPELAQVRAEPVRLEQVLVNLIGNALDALADMPPERTQPPSIQLNLHEQAGSAGNQVVLEVHDNGPGLEPSQLVRVFEPFYTQRADGQGLGLGLSISARIVADLGGALEAHPSPLGGALFRLTLPALSMPSLATTSQPPMPPTANHSQEPS